A stretch of the Lytechinus variegatus isolate NC3 chromosome 5, Lvar_3.0, whole genome shotgun sequence genome encodes the following:
- the LOC121415222 gene encoding tyrosine-protein phosphatase non-receptor type 9-like isoform X3 has protein sequence MPSKARSGRIMNALLKKLSFGTRVSTSLVSDVSEVTLVSAERLCRYLPATSLPKDLGGTADVKHLDWLNSCLDQNSDKNRNSRDLSDSLVDTPEALEANQKAVELYAPERIDRISDIDSPSAGFLVDISHRGSTDSLQSSHSGTLSDPIRGSIEDMKTNCSSSDSANGTGNGQLITDSRGNGSLKDHMFCEMDEEKIQKDAKEKHEMEIVEKDGDSDGIPEGPPPKPPRPRPNDSPPPVPDRKDLPVFSATESVHQPTDSGMDIEALVSYILNMRQSGIYKEYAAIRAEPPAGTFYASKHRLNVHKNRYADVLCYDHSRVFLPLLNGDPYSDYLNANYMDGYKQKNAFIATQGPLPKTFSDFWLMIWENQVRTIVMTTRTVERGRLKCGQYWPLEEGTSGDYGKISVANLEVETRRDYTITLLTVHNSSTGESRRITHFQFTSWPDFGTPRSALAMLEFREEVRQYQSTSVKEMGEDWTEHPGGPPIVVHCSAGIGRTGTFCTLDISLARLEDVGTIDVCNTVRLMRAQRAYSIQTPDQYEFCYFALVEYAQRGDKLPSSIDFRGYEDSESDSDD, from the exons ATGCCATCGAAAGCAAGAAGTGGGCGCATCATGAATGCTCTTTTGAAAAAGCTGTCCTTTGGGACTCGCGTTAGCACTTCATTGGTGAGTGATGTCTCTGAG GTAACCCTGGTAAGTGCTGAAAGACTATGTCGATACCTCCCTGCCACCTCGCTACCCAAAGACCTCGGTGGAACGGCAGATGTCAAACACCTAGACTGGCTCAACTCGTGTCTGGACCAAAACAGCGATAAGAACCGCAACTCACGGGACCTCAGTGACTCCCTAGTGGATACTCCAGAGGCCTTGGAGGCCAACCAGAAAGCAGTAGAACTGTACGCCCCAGAGAGGATCGATAGGATTTCAGATATAGACTCCCCTTCGGCTGGATTCTTAGTGGACATTAGCCATAGAGGTAGTACGGACAGTCTGCAGTCGAGCCACAGTGGCACGCTGTCGGACCCCATACGTGGCAGCATTGAGGACATGAAAACAAATTGTAGTAGTAGTGACAGCGCCAACGGTACAGGTAACGGTCAACTCATCACGGACTCCAGGGGCAATGGCTCCTTAAAAGACCACATGTTTTGCGAAATGGATGAGGAGAAGATCCAAAAGGACGCTAAGGAAAAACACGAAATGGAAATTGTCGAGAAGGACGGAGACAGCGACGGGATCCCGGAGGGTCCGCCGCCCAAACCACCCCGTCCCCGACCCAACGATTCACCACCCCCGGTTCCAGATCGAAAGGATCTACCTGTTTTCTCTGCCACGGAATCGGTGCATCAGCCAACGGATAGCGGCATGGACATAGAGGCCTTGGTATCCTATATCCTCAATATGAGGCAAAGTGGTATTTATAAGGAGTATGCAGCTATCCGAGCCGAACCACCAGCAGGAACATTCTATGCATCAAA ACATCGATTGAATGTGCACAAGAACCGGTATGCCGATGTCCTCTGCTACGACCATTCCAGAGTTTTCCTACCTTTACTCAATGGCGATCCTTACTCAGATTACCTCAATGCTAACTACATGGACGGATACAAGCAGAAAAATGCCTTCATTGCTACACAGG GCCCCTTACCAAAGACTTTCAGTGACTTCTGGCTGATGATTTGGGAAAACCAGGTGAGAACGATCGTCATGACGACCAGGACGGTGGAAAGAGGGAGGTTGAAGTGCGGTCAGTACTGGCCCCTGGAGGAAGGAACGTCGGGAGACTACGGCAAGATATCTGTTGCCAATTTGGAGGTGGAGACGAGGAGGGATTACACCATCACTTTGCTGACAGTTCACAATAGCTCA ACTGGGGAAAGCAGGAGAATAACCCACTTTCAGTTTACGAGCTGGCCCGACTTTGGGACGCCCCGATCTGCCCTAGCCATGCTGGAGTTCCGGGAGGAAGTTCGGCAGTACCAGTCGACATCTGTCAAGGAAATGGGAGAGGACTGGACTGAACACCCAGGAGGTCCACCCATAGTGGTCCATTGCAGTGCTGGTATCGGCAGAACAG GAACCTTCTGTACGTTGGACATCAGTTTAGCTCGCCTGGAGGATGTTGGCACCATCGATGTCTGCAACACGGTGCGTCTGATGAGAGCCCAGCGTGCCTACAGCATCCAGACCCCAGACCAGTACGAGTTCTGTTACTTTGCTCTGGTGGAGTATGCACAGCGCGGCGACAAGCTCCCGTCATCCATAGACTTCCGTGGGTACGAGGACAGTGAAAGTGACAGTGACGACTAG